The segment ATTTGATCAAAATAATTCAAGTACTTTTGAAACCGATACAGATGGCTACAACCTAGTTAGCTTAGGTGCTTCCAATGTTTTTAAGCTTAAAATGGTTGACTTAAAATTGCAACTTTCAGTCACTAACTTGCTGAATGAAGAATACACTTCTCACCTATCAAGATTAAAGCCAGATGGTATCTTCAACATAGGAAGAAGTATTAATGGAACTGTAAAAATTAGTTTATAATATGAAAAAGCCTCGCAAATATAACTTGCGAGGCTTTTTAATTATTTTAAAATTTACTTTTATTCGTTTACTTTTATTCGTTTACTTTTATTCGTTTACTTTTACTTCAATAGTTTGAGGCACAGAATCTTTTTTTCCTTGCCAAACATAGGTGTATAGCCACATTAACGTGAATGTTGGTATAAAGTCTGTAATTGGGAGTACTTCTTCTATAAATACTATTATGGAAGCTATTTTTCCTTGCTCGCCTTCATACATATCGCTCATTTTCTTAGCAGCATATGGAGCCCAGATTATATCTAAAAAAGGCCCAATTATTGGTATAAACATCGTTACCATACCTACAGCATCGTAAAATAGTCCTTTTTTTAATATCGTATATTTTGAATGTTTCATAGTGGTTTTCACTTATTTATTAATTATAACGCAAAAAACCTGCCAAAAATTATGATAAGTCGTTGCTAATCAGTTTAAGAAACTCATCACGAGTTTCAATTTTTTCAAATTGTCCACGAAAACCTGAAGTGGTAGTTACACTATTCTGCTTTTGCACGCCTCGCATCATCATACACAAATGGGCAGCTTCAATTACGACTGCTACTCCCTGTGGTTTTAGCGTATCATTAATACATTCCAAAATATCGTGCGTTAAACGTTCTTGCACTTGCAATCTTCTGGCAAAAACATCTACTATCCTCGGAATTTTACTTAGTCCAACAATATGACCATTAGGAATATAAGCGATATGCGCTTTACCAAAAAAAGGGAGCATATGGTGCTCACACAACGAATACAGCTCAATATCTTTAATTATAACCATGTCATGATAATCTTCGGCAAACATGGCAGATTTTAATATTTCCGCAGGATCTTGACAGTTACCAGAAGTTAAAAATTGCATCGCTTTTGCAGCCCGCTCAGGGGTTTTTACAATTCCTTCTCGATTTACATCTTCTCCTAAGCTTGATAATATATCAGAAAAATTAGTTTTTAAATCGTCTGTGACAGACTCATTATACTCTTCAAAATATTTGTATGATGCCATTAAGTGGTTTTTAGTTTATCGGAATAGTATTTATTTATTTTATCAATTTTCGGATTGATAATATATTGACAATACGGTTGTTGCTTATTTTGATTATAATAATCGTGATGATCTATTTCAGCTTTATAAAAAGCATCCAGTGGTTTCACTTCGGTTACAATGGGATTTTCAAACACGTTTTTATCGGTTAGCAAGGTAACAAAATCTTCTGTTTTTTGTTGCTGCTCTTCCGTCGTATAGAATATAGCACTTCGGTATTGGGTACCTACATCATTCGCTTGTTTATTTAAGGTTGTAGGATCATGTGTTGCGAAGAAAATTTCTAGTAAGGTTTCCAGTTTTACTTCGGCAGCATCAAAAGTTACTTCTACAGCTTCGGCATGACCGGTTCTACCTGAAACAACTTCCCGGTATGCCGGGTTTTTAATAGTTCCACCAGCAAATCCAGGAATTACAGACTCTACACCTTCAATACGCTGAAAAACAGCTTCGGTACACCAAAAGCAACCTCCGGCAAATACTATTTGTTTATTGTCTTTTTCCATATTATTTTTTTCTTTTTATAAAATTACAAAGTGTATTGCTTGCATATTTCCGTTTAACAAATAATTAGTTTCTCTTTTAAAAAGAAATCACCTTTCTTAAAAAGATTTATTGCGATTCTCTCTTCAAAACAGTACTTTCACGTTCTTATTAAATAGTCATGATTTTAGCTAAAAACTTACATAAGTACTACGATGATTTACACGTATTAAAAGGAGTTGATCTTCATATAAAAAAGGGGGAAATTGTATCCATTGTTGGTGCTTCCGGAGCAGGAAAAACCACACTACTGCAGATTTTAGGTACGCTTGACAATTCAGAAAAGCACGAAGGGAAATTACAAATAAACGGGATTGACGTTAAAACACTAAAGCGAAAAGAGTTGGCAAAATTCCGTAATGAAAATTTGGGCTTTATTTTTCAGTTTCATCAATTATTACCTGAATTTACAGCGTTGGAAAATGTTTGCATTCCAGCATTCATAAAAAAAACACCAAAAGAAAAAGCTGAAAAAAGAGCGAAAGAATTACTTTCTTTTTTAGGGTTATCACACCGTGAAGACCATAAACCCAACGAACTTTCGGGTGGAGAGCAACAACGCGTAGCTGTAGCTAGAGCCTTAATTAACAATCCTGCCATTATTCTTGCAGATGAGCCCAGTGGAAACTTAGATACCGAAAGTGCTGAAAACTTACATAACCTGTTTTTTAAGCTTCGGGACGAGTTTGGGCAAACCTTTGTCATTGTAACTCATAATGAAGAATTGGCCGAAATGGCAGACCGTATGCTCGAAATGCAAGACGGTAAAATTTTACGATAGTATATGCGAAAAGCAGAGTTAAAACGGTTTTTGGACGAAAAAGCTGCTTACTATAATCAACCGCTTTTTATTAAAAGTGACCCGATACAAATACCCCATCAGTTTTCTAAAAAAGAAGATATTGAAATAGCCGGCTTCTTAGTCGCAACCATTGCGTGGGGTAACCGTAAAAGTATCATCAACAATGGTAAAAAGTTAATGCAGTTAATGGGTAATTCTCCGCACGATTATGTTTTAAATTTTTCAGAAGAGAAACACAGCGAATACCTATCGGGCTTTGTACACCGTACCTTTAATAGTGATGACCTGGTTTATTTTATAAAAGCACTGCAGCATATATATAAAGAACAGAATGGATTGGAAGCCGTTTTTTCAACCTATTCTGAAGAAGATACACTCCAGCCCGCGATTCATCACTTTAAAAAAGTGTTTTTTAACCTTCCACATTTAAAACGTACAGAAAA is part of the Marixanthomonas ophiurae genome and harbors:
- the folE gene encoding GTP cyclohydrolase I FolE, encoding MASYKYFEEYNESVTDDLKTNFSDILSSLGEDVNREGIVKTPERAAKAMQFLTSGNCQDPAEILKSAMFAEDYHDMVIIKDIELYSLCEHHMLPFFGKAHIAYIPNGHIVGLSKIPRIVDVFARRLQVQERLTHDILECINDTLKPQGVAVVIEAAHLCMMMRGVQKQNSVTTTSGFRGQFEKIETRDEFLKLISNDLS
- the msrA gene encoding peptide-methionine (S)-S-oxide reductase MsrA; translation: MEKDNKQIVFAGGCFWCTEAVFQRIEGVESVIPGFAGGTIKNPAYREVVSGRTGHAEAVEVTFDAAEVKLETLLEIFFATHDPTTLNKQANDVGTQYRSAIFYTTEEQQQKTEDFVTLLTDKNVFENPIVTEVKPLDAFYKAEIDHHDYYNQNKQQPYCQYIINPKIDKINKYYSDKLKTT
- a CDS encoding ABC transporter ATP-binding protein; this translates as MILAKNLHKYYDDLHVLKGVDLHIKKGEIVSIVGASGAGKTTLLQILGTLDNSEKHEGKLQINGIDVKTLKRKELAKFRNENLGFIFQFHQLLPEFTALENVCIPAFIKKTPKEKAEKRAKELLSFLGLSHREDHKPNELSGGEQQRVAVARALINNPAIILADEPSGNLDTESAENLHNLFFKLRDEFGQTFVIVTHNEELAEMADRMLEMQDGKILR
- a CDS encoding TIGR02757 family protein; this encodes MRKAELKRFLDEKAAYYNQPLFIKSDPIQIPHQFSKKEDIEIAGFLVATIAWGNRKSIINNGKKLMQLMGNSPHDYVLNFSEEKHSEYLSGFVHRTFNSDDLVYFIKALQHIYKEQNGLEAVFSTYSEEDTLQPAIHHFKKVFFNLPHLKRTEKHVSDPLKNSAAKRINMFLRWMVRNDSMGVDFGIWKSLSPSQLSCPLDVHSGRVARSLSLLKRKQNDAKALKELDIALRKLDPEDPVKYDFSLFGLGVFEAF